Proteins found in one Longimicrobiaceae bacterium genomic segment:
- a CDS encoding glycosyltransferase family 9 protein, translated as MKAQHDGADDPRNTGGNAMGTLLEGVRSVCVVLLTGLGDVVHGLPLVNALKDHDPSLRITWVVEPMPSGVLAPHPSVDEVIVYEKKRGWRGVVDLRRKLAGRRFDLTLNLNVYFKSLWPTVFSGAPRRLGFERGRAMDGVWLAANHHLAPAPRRHTQDLFLDFLAPLGVARPDPLEWRIPITADEREAQSAFFGALDGRPPVAIVPATANAKKDWMPDRWAQVVDALEHDFGYRAVLVGGPGERETRTAREITELASAKPAWGMGDGIRRLLWMLEGSRMVVAPDTGPVHIARAFGVPVVGLYGHTNPWRVGPYRAFQDLWIDTYTEPGEAPDASRFDSKLGRMEMITVRDVLDRVELARVRYLAGAAHGSASGGSASPRTASRAHDARLDGSASPESASTSDPVDGGPGEEKAGR; from the coding sequence TTGAAGGCTCAGCACGATGGCGCGGACGATCCGCGGAACACGGGGGGGAACGCGATGGGCACGCTGCTGGAGGGCGTGCGCAGCGTGTGCGTCGTGCTGCTCACCGGGCTGGGCGACGTGGTGCACGGGCTGCCGCTGGTGAACGCGCTCAAGGACCACGACCCGTCGCTGCGCATCACGTGGGTGGTGGAGCCGATGCCATCCGGCGTGCTGGCGCCGCATCCGTCGGTGGACGAGGTGATCGTCTACGAGAAGAAGCGCGGCTGGCGTGGCGTGGTGGACCTGCGCCGCAAGCTCGCGGGCCGCCGCTTCGACCTGACGCTCAACCTCAACGTCTACTTCAAGAGCCTGTGGCCGACCGTCTTCTCCGGCGCGCCCAGGCGGCTGGGGTTCGAGCGGGGGCGGGCGATGGACGGCGTGTGGCTGGCCGCGAACCATCACCTCGCACCCGCGCCGCGGCGGCACACGCAGGACCTTTTCCTCGACTTCCTGGCGCCGCTCGGCGTCGCGCGGCCCGATCCGCTGGAGTGGCGCATCCCCATCACCGCAGACGAGCGGGAGGCGCAGTCGGCGTTCTTCGGCGCGCTGGACGGGCGGCCGCCGGTGGCGATCGTGCCCGCGACGGCGAACGCGAAGAAGGACTGGATGCCGGACCGCTGGGCGCAGGTCGTGGACGCGCTGGAGCACGACTTCGGCTACCGCGCGGTGCTGGTGGGCGGGCCCGGCGAGCGCGAGACGCGCACGGCCCGCGAGATCACGGAGCTGGCCAGCGCCAAGCCCGCATGGGGCATGGGCGACGGCATCCGCCGGCTGCTGTGGATGCTGGAAGGCAGCCGCATGGTCGTGGCGCCGGACACGGGGCCGGTGCACATCGCCCGCGCGTTCGGCGTGCCCGTCGTCGGCCTCTACGGCCATACGAACCCGTGGCGCGTGGGCCCGTACCGCGCCTTCCAGGACCTGTGGATCGACACGTACACCGAGCCGGGCGAGGCGCCGGACGCCAGCCGCTTCGACTCCAAGCTGGGGCGGATGGAGATGATCACCGTCCGCGACGTGCTGGACCGCGTGGAACTCGCCCGTGTCCGCTATCTCGCCGGCGCGGCGCACGGCTCCGCATCCGGCGGTTCCGCATCCCCCCGGACGGCGTCGCGCGCGCATGACGCTCGGTTGGACGGCTCCGCATCTCCCGAGTCCGCATCTACGTCCGATCCGGTGGATGGCGGGCCGGGCGAGGAGAAGGCCGGCCGATGA
- a CDS encoding PIN domain-containing protein — MRLLVDANIVLDVALGRTPWVEDSAKLLDAIDTGRAKGFVAGHTVTTLYYIAAKERGRSGAAAIVADLLRIVKVAPVETGDFLQALGMGLPDFEDAVQVVAGLNVGADFVATRNQKDFRGAPIPARAPGEILALL, encoded by the coding sequence ATGAGGCTTCTCGTCGACGCGAACATCGTACTCGACGTTGCGCTCGGGCGAACGCCGTGGGTGGAGGACTCCGCGAAGCTCCTCGACGCGATCGACACTGGACGTGCGAAGGGATTCGTCGCCGGGCACACGGTCACCACTCTCTACTACATCGCGGCGAAAGAGCGCGGACGAAGCGGCGCGGCGGCGATCGTCGCCGACCTGCTCCGGATCGTCAAAGTCGCGCCGGTCGAAACCGGCGATTTCCTCCAGGCTCTGGGCATGGGGCTGCCGGACTTCGAAGACGCGGTGCAGGTCGTGGCCGGGCTCAACGTCGGTGCCGATTTCGTGGCTACGCGAAACCAGAAGGACTTCCGCGGAGCCCCGATTCCGGCCCGCGCACCAGGGGAGATCCTGGCGCTCCTCTGA
- a CDS encoding DUF6364 family protein, whose amino-acid sequence MRRVTKNLSIDADALEHAERYSKRYSTSLSRLVSDYFAQLRVDDDAQELSPTVRRLLGAAAGQTDERDYYAYLDEKYGR is encoded by the coding sequence ATGCGACGTGTCACCAAGAACCTCTCCATCGACGCCGACGCGCTCGAACATGCGGAGCGCTACAGCAAAAGATACTCGACAAGCCTCTCCCGGCTGGTGAGCGACTATTTCGCCCAACTCCGAGTGGATGACGACGCGCAGGAGCTTTCGCCTACCGTGCGCCGGCTGCTGGGAGCCGCCGCGGGCCAAACGGACGAGCGTGACTACTACGCTTATCTAGACGAGAAGTACGGCCGATGA